The genome window TTTGTACTACATTTATACCCGAAGCTCTTTTTAAGGGCAAATTTTTAAAAATAAACTGTTAGTATACACTTTTTTTATTTTAGTTTTGGTATATTCTTTACAATTCTTATAACATTATTATAATTAATTTGAGATGTTTCTTTATTTGTATCTATGAATATTATAGAATAACTATTAACTTGAGGAATAAATACAATTTCTTTTATCACTCCATAAAGTCTTGATCCATCCACAAAATAAATACAAACATCTGAATTTCTATATTCAGCTAAGTAATTTTCCATATGTATCATCTCCTTAATTGTTATTTGTTTTACTCTACAATTATTTTAAAAATATTCCTTTTAAAATAATTTATGAAATTCTAAATTATAAAGTTTACTTATAACTTTATTTGTACATTTCCCTTTATATAAATTTATTCCACCAACTAACTCTGGATATTTTTTTATTGCTTCCTCTAAAGAATTATTTACTAAAACTTCTAAATATTTATAAGTAACATTTGTTAATGCTTTTGTTGAAGTTTCAGAAAAAGCCCCAGGTATATTTGTGACGCAATAATGATTTATTCCATCAACTTCATAAATTGGATTTTCATGAGTAGTCGGCACAGATGTTTCAAAACATCCTCCTTGATCTATAGAAATATCCATTAATAAACTTCCCTTTGGAATTAACTTTAAATCCTCTTTCAAAATTAATTTTGGTGCTCTATCCCCTGGAATTAATACTGTTCCTATTATTAAATCTCCTTCAGAAATTACTTTTAAAATATTCTCCCTATTTGAGTAAAGAGTTTCTATTTGATTTTGATAAATGTCTTCTAAATATTTTAATTTTTCTATGTCAATATCTAAAATAATAACATTAGCTCCTAATCCATAAGCAATTTTTAAAGCATTTTGCCCAACTGTTCCAGCCCCTATAATAACAATTTTTCCACTTCTAGTTCCTACTGTTCCTCCCAAAAGTAATCCTTTCCCTTTATTAACTTTTGATAAAAAATATCCTCCTAAAATAACTGAAGATTTCCCAGCAACTTCTGACATAGGAAATAATAAAGGTAAAAATCCATTTTCTTTTTCTATTGTTTCATAAGCAATACATATACATTTTTTTTCTATTAATTTTCTTGTTAATTTTTCATTTGAAGCCAAATGAAAATATGTAAATATCACTTGATTTTCTTTTATAAAAGAAAGTTCTATCTCTTGAGGCTCTTTTACTTTTATTATAAAATTACTTTTTTTATAAATATCTTTTAAAGAATATAAAATTTGTCCTCCTGCACTTATATATTCTTCGTTTGAAAATCCAGACCCAATTCCTGCATCTTTTTCTATATAAACTTTATGATTTTGTTCTATTAATTTTTTAACTCCTTCAGGAGTTAATCCTACCCTATTTTCATTATTTTTTATTTCTCGTGGAACTCCTATAATCATTAATATTCCTCCCTTATATTTTTTCTTATAATTATAGTTCTCCACTTTTCTAAAAAACCTTTAAAAAAAAAGTTGCCCATAAGGACAACTAATTTTTAAAGCTATGTATTGGAGCTGGTATTCTTCCACCTCTATGAATAAAATTCTTGCAACTATAATTATTAACTGCCATTATTGGCGCCCAACCTAAAAGTCCTCCAAACTCAACAGTCTGTCCCACATCTTTTCCTATAACTGGAATAATTCTTACAGCTGTAGTTTTATTATTTACCATTCCTATTGCTGATTCATCTGCAATTATTCCTGAAATAGTTTCAGCACTTGTTTTCCCAGGTATTGCTATCATATCAAGTCCAACTGAACAAACACAAGTCATAGCTTCTAACTTCTCTATAGTTAAAGCTCCTATTTTTGCTGCTTCTATCATGGCATGATCTTCACTCACAGGTATAAATGCTCCTGAGAGTCCTCCTACATAAGAAGATGCCATAACCCCACCTTTTTTTACATTATCATTTAAAATAGCTAAGGCCGCTGTTGTCCCTGGAGCTCCTGGTTGCTCTAATCCCATCTCTTGAAAAATTTCTCCAATACTATCTCCCACAGCAGGAGTAGGAGCTAAAGATAAATCTATTATACCGAAAGGAACATTTAATCTTCTTGATGCTTCTTGAGCTACAATTTGCCCAACTCGGGTTATTTTAAAAGCTGCTTTTTTTACTGTTTCACATAAAGTTTCAAAATCTTTTCCTTTAACTTCTTCTAAAGCTCTTTTAACAACTCCCGGTCCACTTACTCCTACATTTATAACGCAATCAGCTTCTCCTACCCCATGAAAAGCCCCAGCCATAAATGGATTGTCTTCCACTGCATTACAAAATACAACTAGTTTTGCGCAACCTAAAGAGTCCATTTCCTTAGTTAATTCTGCCGTTTCTTTTATAATTTCTCCCATTGTTTTTACTGCATCCATATTTATTCCGTTTCTTGAAGTTCCTACATTCACCGAAGCACAAACTCTTTCTGTTACTTTCATCGCTTCTGGAATAGAAGAAATTAATATTTTATCTGAATTTGTATATCCCTTCTGTACAAGAGCTGAAAATCCCCCTATGAAATTAACTCCGCACTCTTTTGCTGCTCTATCTAAAGTTTCTGCTATAGAAACATAGGAATCTGTTTTACATCCTGATGCTGCTATGGCGATAGGAGTAACTGATATTCTTTTATTAACCACAGGAACTCCAAACTCTTTTGCAATTTCTTCTCCAACTTCAACTAAATCTTTTGCATACTTCACTATTTTGTTATATATATTTTCATTAAATTTATCTATACTTGGATCAGCACAATCCATTAAATTTATTCCCATTGTTATTGTTCGAACATCTAATTTTGCCTCTTTAATCATTTCATTTGTTTCTTGAATTTCAATTCTTGAAATCATTAATATTCCCCCTTAATTAAATACGATGCATACAATTGAAAATATCTTCATGTTGCACATTGATAACTATTCCTAACTCTATTCCAATGTTTGGAAGTTCCTCACTTATTATCTCTATTGGTTTTTTGGATTTAGAAACATCTACAATCATAATCATATTAAAATATCCATCTATAATTGACTGAGAAATATCTAAAATATTAACATTTACTTCAGCTAAATAATTAGAAACTTTAGCTATAATCCCAACTCTATCTTTTCCTAAAACAGTAACAATACATTTCATTTGCATCCTCCTAAGTTTTTAGAATTTATTTGGTTCAATACAATTATAGTATATTTTTTATTTCTTATCCTAATTTTTTACTAAATATAGAATTTTGAATATAAAAATTACATAGAAAAATAACTACAGATTATAAACGATTTACCATTTTCTATAAATCATATACTATTCAATCAAAATCTAAGAAAATTTGGAGGAGAATATGTACATAAAAAAAGGAATACTTTTTACTAGCATTTTAGCTGGATTAATTTTAACTGGCTGCTCAAAGGATGAGAATACTAATATAAAAAATACAAAACAACAAGAACTATCTATATTTCTAATTAATAATGGAATGCCTTTAAATGCCGATTGGGATATTTATAAAGAAGCAGCCAAAGTAAATAATATAAAAATTACTTCCTATGCTTCTAAAAATAATACTGATGGCGTACAAGGATATAATCTTATGTTAGCTTCTAATGAGTTAGCTGATATTATTTCTCATAGAGTTCCAGACTTAGAAAAATTAGGTAACGAAGGTGGCGTTATTCCTTTAAATGATTTAATTGAAAAAAATGCTCCAAATATTAAAAAATTTATGGATAATAATCTAAAATTTAAAAAAAATATGGTTTCTGTAGATGGAAAAATTTATACAGTTCCTACATTTTATGATTACGATAAATCAAGAACTTCTTATGGATTATTTATAAGAATGGATTGGTTAAAAAAATATAATTTACCTATTCCAAAAACAATAGATCAATTAAAAAATGCATTAATAACATTTAGAGATAATGATGCCAATGGAAATGGGAAAAAAGATGAAATAGGAATTTTTATTAGAGGTAATACAAAAAGTGTTTTAGAATATCTTCCATCTATTTTTGGTGCTAGGCCTGTTAGAAGTTTTTATCTTCAAGAAAATGGAAAAGTTAATTATTCTCCACTAGATCCCAATTATAAAGATTCTATAAAAATTATTGGAGAATGGTA of Cetobacterium ceti contains these proteins:
- a CDS encoding ACT domain-containing protein; its protein translation is MKCIVTVLGKDRVGIIAKVSNYLAEVNVNILDISQSIIDGYFNMIMIVDVSKSKKPIEIISEELPNIGIELGIVINVQHEDIFNCMHRI
- a CDS encoding PFL family protein: MISRIEIQETNEMIKEAKLDVRTITMGINLMDCADPSIDKFNENIYNKIVKYAKDLVEVGEEIAKEFGVPVVNKRISVTPIAIAASGCKTDSYVSIAETLDRAAKECGVNFIGGFSALVQKGYTNSDKILISSIPEAMKVTERVCASVNVGTSRNGINMDAVKTMGEIIKETAELTKEMDSLGCAKLVVFCNAVEDNPFMAGAFHGVGEADCVINVGVSGPGVVKRALEEVKGKDFETLCETVKKAAFKITRVGQIVAQEASRRLNVPFGIIDLSLAPTPAVGDSIGEIFQEMGLEQPGAPGTTAALAILNDNVKKGGVMASSYVGGLSGAFIPVSEDHAMIEAAKIGALTIEKLEAMTCVCSVGLDMIAIPGKTSAETISGIIADESAIGMVNNKTTAVRIIPVIGKDVGQTVEFGGLLGWAPIMAVNNYSCKNFIHRGGRIPAPIHSFKN
- a CDS encoding extracellular solute-binding protein, which gives rise to MYIKKGILFTSILAGLILTGCSKDENTNIKNTKQQELSIFLINNGMPLNADWDIYKEAAKVNNIKITSYASKNNTDGVQGYNLMLASNELADIISHRVPDLEKLGNEGGVIPLNDLIEKNAPNIKKFMDNNLKFKKNMVSVDGKIYTVPTFYDYDKSRTSYGLFIRMDWLKKYNLPIPKTIDQLKNALITFRDNDANGNGKKDEIGIFIRGNTKSVLEYLPSIFGARPVRSFYLQENGKVNYSPLDPNYKDSIKIIGEWYKEGLIDTEIFTRGWGARDAVLPTNLGAFTSDWFGSTANYNSLNKVIPGFEFLPIEPLTIKEGVKSKIMARNTTNESGWAISAQAKNPEDAMKFMDWWFSPEGRRTWNFGIEGKHYTMINGSPVFTDYVLKNPEGKSPLGVLYEAGAQVAGVGVQQDVEYENQWVSDIAKKGSQMYMQPGMMEEQMPILKYTTEELKELEKIMGTVNQVTEENLQKWILGSSDIDKDWQGYVEQIQQNGINRAMEIVQKAYDRQENIK
- the ald gene encoding alanine dehydrogenase codes for the protein MIIGVPREIKNNENRVGLTPEGVKKLIEQNHKVYIEKDAGIGSGFSNEEYISAGGQILYSLKDIYKKSNFIIKVKEPQEIELSFIKENQVIFTYFHLASNEKLTRKLIEKKCICIAYETIEKENGFLPLLFPMSEVAGKSSVILGGYFLSKVNKGKGLLLGGTVGTRSGKIVIIGAGTVGQNALKIAYGLGANVIILDIDIEKLKYLEDIYQNQIETLYSNRENILKVISEGDLIIGTVLIPGDRAPKLILKEDLKLIPKGSLLMDISIDQGGCFETSVPTTHENPIYEVDGINHYCVTNIPGAFSETSTKALTNVTYKYLEVLVNNSLEEAIKKYPELVGGINLYKGKCTNKVISKLYNLEFHKLF